One window of Biomphalaria glabrata chromosome 6, xgBioGlab47.1, whole genome shotgun sequence genomic DNA carries:
- the LOC106078506 gene encoding WAP four-disulfide core domain protein 2-like — MMGTSLLILIFTIISIVFSLDDPLCVVKSCPQNTKCRVIQDCTQNKACTLTAECLESPPKFSHVGVCRFGDPILEMTNSTLDDTRCGPGLPCPSGTYCNTELMDTYATCCRSDPAQPVKPGNCPVVTDSDAGFCVDTCSNDGDCRHNDKCCQAGCSKRCLMPQVEDPCVKKTCIIGKYCQRPSMPRCQGPGQCWEIGDCVPCPFIRNCQLKCSQGFSTDTRGCPVCQCKVVTRRPVPGNGLTTHWQHGGEINPWQNMIWWQILNKK; from the exons ATGATGGGAACTTCTTTATTAATCTTG ATCTTTACAATTATCAGCATAGTATTTTCCCTTGATGACCCCCTCTGTGTGGTGAAG AGTTGTCCTCAAAATACAAAGTGCCGTGTTATTCAAGACTGCACACAGAACAAGGCTTGCACACTAACAGCGGAGTGTTTAG AAAGCCCGCCAAAATTTAGCCACGTTGGAGTCTGCAGGTTTGGTGACCCCATTCTCGAGATGACCAACAGCACGCTGGATGACACGCGATGCGGCCCTGGGCTACCTTGTCCAAGTGGGACCTACTGTAACACTGAACTGATGGACACCTACGCCACATGCTGCAGATCAGATCCAG cccAGCCAGTGAAACCTGGAAACTGTCCCGTGGTGACGGACAGCGATGCTGGCTTCTGCGTAGACACGTGCAGCAACGACGGGGACTGTCGACACAATGACAAGTGCTGTCAGGCGGGCTGCAGCAAGAGGTGTCTCATGCCACAAGTCGAGGATCCTTGCGTCAAAAAG ACTTGCATCATTGGAAAATATTGCCAACGGCCAAGCATGCCGCGATGTCAAGGCCCTGGCCAATGTTGGGAAATAGGAGATTGTG ttccttGTCCTTTTATAAGAAACTGTCAACTGAAGTGTTCTCAAGGCTTTAGCACCGACACTAGAGGCTGTCCTGTCTGCCAATGTAAAGTTGTGACAC GCAGGCCCGTCCCAGGGAACGGTCTGACAACACACTGGCAGCATGGCGGGGAAATTAACCCTTGGCAGAACATGATTTGGTGGCAAATACTCAACAAAAAATAA